In Pedobacter sp. SL55, the following proteins share a genomic window:
- a CDS encoding SusC/RagA family TonB-linked outer membrane protein: MSRKFTLTLLGLLLSALFTYAQKTVKGKVTDASDGQPIPGVSVSVKGQAGNTVVTNNDGAFTINVPSNNTSLVFTYVGYASKEVVVGKQTSLSIAISASNQELDEVMVVAYGTAKRSTFTGSANTFNPEKNKEMPNTSFQNGLVGRLPGVQVTQTSGQAGSTPSIRIRGTGSINASNEPLYVIDGVPMNSGGAGQLSDYTYATNNLMNTINPADIESITILKDAAASSLYGSRAANGVIIINTKRGKSGKPKIEFRTSLGLTPTWATDNYETAGVQEQVQMLYRIFHDVRTSAGQNDAAGNTNALTQLNNRFNRHGYRFTTDGIGLDAKVNILGMTDGLENREGRYFDWEDALFRTAKYQTNDLSVSGGDENTKYYSSFSYTRDQSRVKVNDFDRFSGRINLSQKIGKIVEVGSNVTFARSSQSGYNDTRNTGSNSYMQTRNLLWPLYWPTDYKTGQPFTARFGSLAQNNIFYDNQWDNESVTKRIIANQYLQATVLPELTLKTTFSYDNSQVSDHIYYSAVHYNGQANNGSVNEMTTNYNKWVSSSTANYTKQLGLHGISLLAGFEAERNVTDYQRATGVDLGNSELQSVSTAGTVSSTAYNWGNTIVSGLSRLEYNYNQKYFLSGSYRRDGSSRLGPENRWSNFWSIGGSWKLDSEQFIKNISFVDNLRIRASYGTNGTLPSNNFEWRELTSYSSKYLGQPAGLYASLYNPELTWEKSQSSNVALEFGIFKRFTGTIEYFNKDTKSLLLGVPVSMTTGFSETLRNIGEVRNNGIELELNAKILDNSDFKWNAGINASFINSTVKKLYRPNGSAVGNNIIWNDPTGGDARAQFLYTEGQSMLSFYGFEWAGVNPADGRNRWYVNDPSNPAAGEELLNGRGITYDFNKANRKIIGDGTPDVLGGFNTDVEYKGFTLGLVFNYKIGGQIYDGAYKDVADDGYYWERIRSQSYYDNMWTPERTSGSLPRLKGTDLTDPMQYSTRQLQSATFLRLKNVLLAYRLPKNVVSKVGASNARVYFNGTNLLTFSKYKEADPEVGNYSTRGWETPFGKTYTFGLEFSF; this comes from the coding sequence TAATGGTGGTGGCTTATGGAACGGCTAAACGAAGCACGTTTACGGGATCAGCAAATACTTTTAATCCTGAGAAAAATAAGGAAATGCCAAATACTTCCTTTCAAAATGGTTTGGTAGGTAGGCTGCCAGGCGTGCAGGTTACGCAAACTTCTGGACAAGCTGGATCTACGCCAAGCATACGTATCAGAGGAACGGGTTCTATCAATGCCTCCAATGAACCATTATATGTAATTGATGGTGTACCAATGAATTCGGGTGGCGCTGGTCAGCTGAGCGACTACACCTATGCCACTAACAATCTTATGAATACGATTAACCCAGCTGATATCGAGAGTATAACTATTTTGAAAGATGCTGCCGCATCATCTCTTTATGGTTCTAGGGCAGCAAACGGCGTGATCATTATCAATACTAAAAGAGGGAAAAGTGGCAAACCAAAAATTGAATTTAGAACTTCTCTTGGTTTGACTCCAACTTGGGCAACAGATAATTACGAGACTGCTGGTGTGCAAGAACAAGTACAGATGCTATATAGAATATTTCATGATGTACGTACCTCAGCGGGTCAAAATGATGCTGCCGGTAATACCAACGCATTAACTCAGCTAAATAATAGATTTAATAGACACGGATATAGATTTACTACTGATGGTATAGGCCTTGATGCAAAGGTCAACATCTTAGGCATGACTGATGGTCTGGAGAATCGTGAAGGTAGATATTTTGATTGGGAAGATGCATTGTTTAGAACTGCTAAATATCAAACTAATGATTTATCAGTTAGTGGAGGAGATGAAAATACCAAATACTATTCTTCTTTCTCATACACTAGAGATCAAAGTAGGGTAAAGGTGAATGATTTTGATAGATTTTCAGGGAGGATAAATTTAAGTCAAAAGATTGGAAAAATAGTTGAGGTAGGTTCGAATGTAACGTTCGCAAGATCTTCTCAGAGTGGCTATAACGATACTAGGAACACTGGTTCAAACAGTTATATGCAAACTAGAAATCTGTTGTGGCCTTTGTATTGGCCAACTGATTATAAAACAGGTCAACCCTTTACTGCAAGGTTTGGTAGTTTAGCACAAAACAATATCTTTTACGACAATCAGTGGGACAATGAATCGGTTACCAAAAGAATTATTGCCAACCAGTATTTACAGGCGACCGTACTTCCTGAGTTGACGCTTAAGACTACGTTTTCTTATGATAATTCTCAGGTTAGCGATCATATCTACTATAGCGCAGTTCATTACAACGGCCAAGCGAATAATGGTAGCGTAAACGAAATGACTACTAACTATAACAAATGGGTGTCATCATCGACGGCTAACTACACTAAACAATTGGGTTTACATGGCATCAGTTTGTTAGCGGGTTTTGAAGCTGAAAGAAATGTAACCGACTATCAAAGAGCAACTGGTGTTGATCTTGGTAACAGCGAATTACAAAGCGTATCTACTGCTGGTACAGTGTCGTCTACGGCTTACAACTGGGGTAATACCATTGTATCAGGTTTATCTCGTTTAGAATATAATTATAATCAAAAATACTTCTTATCTGGTTCTTATAGGAGAGATGGATCATCTAGGCTTGGTCCTGAAAATCGTTGGTCTAACTTCTGGTCTATCGGAGGATCTTGGAAACTAGATTCTGAACAATTCATTAAAAATATTTCATTTGTAGATAATCTTAGAATTCGTGCATCTTACGGTACTAATGGAACTTTGCCAAGTAATAATTTCGAATGGAGAGAATTAACTTCTTACTCTAGTAAGTATTTGGGACAGCCTGCAGGTTTGTATGCATCGCTTTACAATCCAGAGTTGACTTGGGAGAAAAGCCAATCTTCTAATGTAGCACTCGAGTTTGGTATATTTAAACGTTTTACCGGTACTATCGAATATTTTAATAAAGATACGAAGAGCCTTTTATTGGGCGTGCCAGTTTCTATGACCACAGGTTTTTCGGAAACCCTAAGGAATATAGGAGAGGTGAGAAACAATGGTATTGAACTAGAGTTAAATGCGAAAATTTTAGATAACAGTGACTTCAAGTGGAACGCAGGAATAAACGCTTCGTTTATCAATTCTACAGTTAAAAAGCTGTATCGCCCTAATGGTAGTGCCGTTGGCAACAACATCATTTGGAATGATCCAACTGGTGGAGATGCTAGGGCTCAATTTTTATATACCGAGGGGCAATCTATGTTGAGCTTCTACGGTTTTGAATGGGCTGGTGTTAATCCTGCCGATGGTAGAAACAGGTGGTATGTAAACGATCCAAGTAATCCAGCTGCTGGTGAAGAGTTGCTTAATGGCAGAGGAATAACGTACGATTTTAATAAAGCTAACAGAAAAATTATTGGCGATGGTACACCTGATGTATTAGGTGGTTTTAATACTGATGTAGAGTACAAAGGTTTTACCTTGGGGTTAGTATTTAACTACAAAATTGGTGGACAGATTTACGACGGAGCTTACAAAGATGTAGCGGATGATGGATATTATTGGGAAAGAATTAGATCACAAAGTTACTACGATAATATGTGGACCCCTGAAAGAACATCGGGCTCTTTACCACGATTAAAAGGAACAGATTTGACCGATCCTATGCAATACAGTACTCGCCAACTTCAAAGTGCAACATTTTTAAGATTAAAGAATGTATTACTTGCATACCGCTTACCAAAAAATGTTGTTTCAAAAGTAGGTGCATCAAATGCCAGAGTTTACTTTAATGGAACAAATCTGTTGACTTTTTCTAAATACAAAGAGGCAGATCCAGAAGTTGGTAATTATAGCACAAGGGGTTGGGAAACACCATTTGGTAAAACCTATACATTTGGTTTAGAATTTAGTTTTTAA
- a CDS encoding RagB/SusD family nutrient uptake outer membrane protein yields MKRSKILVWGLLLISLSSCKKFLDVTPSNSADAAKAIQTPRDAQIVMNGLMNQMTSSSYYGRNFIMYAEAKGGDVAVYSQGRGLDALYTFNHNPNTNSYSSFWSQIYYCILQSNYMLEEIAKRETDGVTGFNTAKGQALTARALMYFDLVRLYGKAYTQDKASFGVPIVLTKLGFDAKPLRASVEQVYTQIVKDLTDAAPLLPKTKTNGYINYYANKAILARVYLNMDMKTEALLAAEEVMGATSLYTLYTNANWVDSWKSQYGTESIFELNINPLENDLGTASLGVYQRNRNVGTTSALGFFYASTDFLSSLNAGSNADIRRGVMARDESSATRLGALYKYSGGLPNGNASTSTMPGDKSTGNNTAVNIKVIRLSEMYLIAAEAALISNPTKAVNYLNAIRQRNPGLSAATIGNISLDMILEERRKELYGEGHRFFDMIRSNRSITYNDEFGNLTILPTLRPKTIDRNFYKTILPIPQSEINANPQIKAQQNPSY; encoded by the coding sequence ATGAAGAGAAGTAAAATATTAGTTTGGGGATTGCTTTTGATAAGTTTATCCTCATGTAAGAAGTTCTTAGATGTTACGCCAAGCAATTCTGCAGATGCAGCAAAAGCTATTCAAACACCTAGGGATGCGCAGATAGTAATGAACGGTCTAATGAATCAGATGACCAGTTCTTCTTACTACGGCCGAAATTTTATTATGTATGCTGAGGCCAAAGGTGGCGACGTAGCGGTATACTCGCAGGGCAGGGGATTGGATGCTTTATACACCTTTAACCATAATCCAAATACGAATAGTTATTCTAGTTTTTGGTCGCAGATTTACTATTGTATACTGCAGTCTAATTACATGTTAGAGGAAATTGCAAAGCGAGAAACGGATGGAGTTACTGGTTTCAATACAGCAAAAGGCCAAGCATTAACGGCTAGAGCTTTAATGTATTTTGATTTGGTACGCCTTTATGGAAAGGCATATACACAAGATAAAGCTTCTTTTGGCGTACCGATTGTACTTACCAAATTAGGTTTTGATGCCAAGCCATTAAGAGCAAGTGTTGAACAAGTTTATACGCAAATCGTTAAAGATTTAACGGATGCAGCACCTTTATTACCAAAAACCAAGACCAACGGTTACATTAACTATTACGCTAATAAAGCGATACTAGCCAGAGTTTATCTTAACATGGATATGAAAACCGAAGCGCTTTTAGCTGCAGAAGAAGTAATGGGGGCAACATCTTTATATACGCTTTATACAAATGCTAATTGGGTCGATTCTTGGAAAAGCCAATATGGTACGGAGTCTATATTTGAATTAAACATCAATCCGCTAGAGAACGATTTAGGTACAGCCTCATTAGGCGTTTATCAAAGAAATAGAAACGTTGGTACTACATCTGCTTTAGGATTCTTTTACGCAAGTACTGATTTTCTTTCATCACTAAATGCAGGAAGCAATGCAGATATTAGAAGAGGAGTAATGGCTCGTGACGAAAGTTCTGCAACACGGTTGGGAGCACTTTATAAGTATTCAGGGGGGCTTCCTAATGGAAACGCTTCTACCTCTACGATGCCTGGTGACAAAAGCACAGGAAATAATACTGCTGTTAACATTAAGGTTATTCGTCTTTCTGAAATGTACTTGATTGCTGCTGAAGCTGCACTAATTAGTAATCCGACCAAGGCTGTAAACTATCTGAATGCCATAAGGCAACGAAATCCAGGATTATCAGCGGCAACCATTGGTAACATCAGCTTAGATATGATTTTAGAAGAGCGTAGAAAAGAGCTTTATGGCGAAGGCCATAGGTTCTTTGATATGATTAGGTCGAATAGGTCGATAACCTATAATGATGAATTTGGAAACTTAACCATTCTTCCAACGTTGCGACCAAAGACAATTGATAGAAATTTCTATAAAACTATTTTGCCAATTCCTCAATCTGAGATTAATGCAAATCCGCAAATTAAGGCACAGCAAAATCCAAGTTATTAA
- a CDS encoding nucleoside recognition domain-containing protein, whose translation MALSRIWSAFIIVAIIVASIKLMSSHSEATIFSKMVIGKQGDTSNTKVLDSMALSPVIIKTIAEKKEYKEGDVKFKKEKNNYISFREQSADGVIQTCWNAVEMCLKLIGILAFFMGLMSIAEKAGGIRLLSKIVGPFFSKLFPEVPKGHPATGHMVMNFSANLLGLDNAATPFGLKAMESLQELNPNKSVASNSQIMFLCLHAAGLSLIPVSVIALRASSNASDPTDIFIPCLIVTFVGTMTAMLIVSFKQKINIFQPVILGWILSISAVIALLVWYITTLNSQSIAAFSGTLSSGVILFIVLAILLGGVYKKIDVFDAFVDGAKGGFETAVKIIPYLVGMLVAISMLRTSGTFDVVILGIKNFFAFLGADTRFVEALPTALIRPLSGGGARGMMVDTMTAYGPDSFASRLSGVFQGAADTTFYVIAVYFGSVSVKNTRYAIGTMLIADLAGVCTAIGLAYLFFGNS comes from the coding sequence ATGGCATTAAGTAGAATTTGGTCGGCATTTATCATTGTGGCGATCATAGTAGCTTCAATCAAGCTAATGAGTTCGCATAGTGAAGCCACTATTTTCAGTAAAATGGTAATTGGAAAACAGGGTGATACTTCTAATACTAAAGTTTTAGATAGCATGGCACTTTCCCCTGTTATTATCAAAACAATCGCTGAGAAAAAAGAATACAAAGAAGGCGATGTTAAATTCAAAAAAGAAAAAAACAATTATATCTCATTTAGAGAGCAGTCAGCTGATGGTGTAATACAAACCTGTTGGAACGCAGTAGAAATGTGCCTGAAACTAATCGGTATTTTAGCCTTTTTTATGGGCTTAATGAGCATTGCAGAAAAAGCTGGGGGTATCCGTTTGCTATCCAAAATTGTTGGTCCTTTTTTCTCTAAATTGTTTCCAGAAGTTCCGAAAGGGCACCCAGCTACTGGCCACATGGTGATGAATTTTTCTGCCAACTTATTAGGCTTAGACAATGCTGCCACGCCTTTTGGTTTAAAAGCAATGGAAAGTTTGCAAGAACTAAACCCGAATAAATCGGTAGCCAGTAATTCGCAAATAATGTTCTTGTGTTTACACGCTGCAGGTTTAAGTTTAATTCCGGTAAGTGTAATTGCCTTAAGAGCGTCTTCAAACGCTTCAGACCCTACAGATATTTTTATTCCTTGCTTAATTGTAACCTTTGTAGGCACCATGACAGCCATGCTCATTGTTTCTTTCAAGCAAAAAATCAATATTTTTCAGCCCGTAATTTTAGGGTGGATATTAAGTATCAGCGCAGTAATTGCGTTGTTGGTATGGTATATTACTACCTTAAATTCTCAGTCCATTGCTGCTTTTTCTGGCACATTAAGTAGTGGTGTTATTCTATTTATTGTGTTGGCTATTTTATTGGGTGGCGTTTATAAGAAAATCGATGTTTTTGATGCCTTTGTAGATGGTGCCAAGGGCGGTTTCGAAACTGCGGTAAAGATTATTCCCTATTTGGTGGGCATGTTGGTAGCCATTAGCATGTTGCGCACCAGTGGTACTTTCGATGTGGTTATTCTCGGAATTAAAAACTTTTTTGCTTTTTTAGGTGCCGACACTCGTTTTGTAGAGGCCTTACCTACCGCATTGATACGCCCTTTGAGTGGTGGTGGCGCTAGAGGCATGATGGTAGATACCATGACGGCTTATGGCCCTGATTCATTTGCCAGCCGACTTTCTGGCGTATTTCAAGGTGCTGCCGATACTACATTCTATGTAATTGCAGTTTACTTTGGTTCGGTATCTGTTAAAAATACTCGTTACGCCATTGGCACCATGCTAATTGCGGATTTGGCTGGGGTTTGTACGGCTATTGGCTTGGCTTATTTGTTTTTTGGGAATAGTTAG
- a CDS encoding M14 family zinc carboxypeptidase translates to MNIQTILTHYSTFEEKTLTNRFFKHEDILPLIHQLPSEFKVEQLGNSVNGKSINAVKWGQGKTKIMLWSQMHGDEATGTMALFDLFNFLQKENEMVKLLTENCQLLIIPMVNPDGAAVFTRRNAQQIDINRDFLQTASPEGKILKQARDDFEPNFGFNLHDQTTLWSVDGTLKPATLSYLAPTFDKALSLNSIRKDAMLVIADMFAELDQILPHHIGLFDDEYEPRAFGDNFQAAGTSTILIEAGGYPNDPEKQQIRKYFFASILSGLISIASKSYEKQTTTNYFSIPKNTKQIFHILINNLVLPGVTVSVGINYDECPNADGKSTYKNYTIQDIGDLSFCDAYEVYDVNGCQLNGNIVFNKAADFELSNEKQTILVFKDGYLLL, encoded by the coding sequence ATGAACATTCAAACCATCCTAACTCATTACTCAACTTTCGAAGAAAAAACACTTACTAATCGTTTTTTCAAGCACGAAGATATCCTTCCGTTAATTCATCAATTACCTTCAGAATTTAAAGTTGAGCAACTTGGCAACTCCGTAAACGGCAAAAGCATCAACGCTGTTAAATGGGGACAGGGCAAAACAAAAATAATGCTTTGGAGCCAAATGCACGGCGACGAAGCTACCGGAACCATGGCGCTTTTCGATTTGTTTAATTTCTTGCAGAAAGAAAATGAAATGGTAAAACTGTTAACTGAAAATTGCCAACTATTAATTATCCCAATGGTTAATCCTGATGGAGCAGCAGTTTTTACACGCAGAAATGCACAACAGATTGATATCAATAGAGATTTCTTGCAAACTGCCTCTCCAGAAGGTAAGATACTGAAACAGGCTAGGGATGATTTCGAGCCAAACTTCGGTTTCAATTTACATGACCAAACCACATTGTGGAGTGTGGACGGAACTTTAAAACCTGCTACACTTTCCTATTTGGCTCCAACATTTGACAAAGCACTTTCTTTAAATTCAATTCGGAAAGATGCAATGTTGGTTATTGCAGATATGTTTGCAGAACTAGATCAAATCTTACCACATCATATCGGTTTATTTGATGATGAATATGAGCCAAGAGCCTTTGGCGATAATTTTCAAGCAGCTGGCACTTCTACTATTTTAATTGAAGCTGGCGGCTATCCCAATGATCCAGAAAAACAGCAGATCAGAAAATATTTTTTTGCTTCTATCCTATCGGGATTAATATCTATTGCTAGTAAAAGTTACGAAAAACAAACTACGACGAATTATTTTTCAATTCCTAAAAACACAAAACAGATTTTCCATATCTTAATTAATAACCTAGTTTTACCAGGTGTAACTGTTAGCGTTGGTATTAATTACGATGAATGCCCTAATGCAGATGGAAAGAGCACCTACAAAAACTACACTATCCAAGATATCGGCGATTTAAGCTTCTGCGATGCTTATGAAGTTTACGATGTAAACGGCTGCCAATTAAATGGTAATATTGTTTTTAATAAAGCTGCTGATTTCGAATTATCTAATGAAAAGCAAACAATTTTAGTCTTTAAAGATGGTTATTTATTGCTGTAG
- a CDS encoding prolyl oligopeptidase family serine peptidase, whose protein sequence is MQKKLFLFFVLISSAVFAQKKPLDHSVYDGWQSVGSKQLTNNGLWASFVISPQEGDGNLYFQETLTPSGRKLTVPRGTNLSFSNDSKFAALAVKPLFKDVRQAKIKKKKPDEMTKDTLAIVNLTTLSINKIPRVKSFSFPDKGAAIIAYNLEKPLDTAKKTRPSSAAPEKNDSDLFADEPATGAAASKEGTDLIVKNLTTGIEKTYKYVTEYAFSNDGKQLVFTSSGSKKDKDAKPGVFLLNTEKWTLKTLVKDKGNFKGFTFDEESEHLAFLGETDPEKKEIKDYNIYYNSLSLDTAQVLVDNEIPGLPTKYVVSADGRLNFSKDGTRLFFGIAPEKKPKDTTLVDFENAKLDIWGYKDDYLQTMQLKNADRESKRSYLSVIDVYSSDPKIVPLTDTKMPDASLVNEGDASYVLASTDFGNRIATQWTGGSKRDYYLVDIKNGSRKKIIEGLNGQAMASPGGQYILYFNNENGNWYTYQTATGKVTQLNSNMSVKFADEENDVPDYARSYGIAGWTEEDKLVLINDRYDVWAFSPDGKSAPRNVTIGFGRSNNITLRVERISVGSEQSRGFRNTGGNSDDRFFKKNEVLYFDAFNNATKENGIFRKAINDNKLPEQLTMEKAKFSSLVKAKDADLFIYDKGSYINSPDVYISKDFKTATKLSSTNPQQANYNWGTTELVKWTTPKGYKSEGILYKPENFDPNKKYPMIVYFYEKLSDGLYTYQAPAPTPSRLNIPFFVSNGYLVFAPDISYEIGYPGKSAEEFINSGVEHLKKNAWVDGTKIGIQGQSWGGYQVAHLITVTDMYAAAWAGAPVVNMTSAYGGIRWESGMNRQFQYEKTQSRIGATLWEKPELYIQNSPLFNFPKVKTPVVVMANDADGAVPWYQGIEMFTGLRRLGKPVWMLNYNNEAHNLVQRQNRKDIQIREQQFFDYYLKGAKAPVWMVSGVPATEKGKTWGFELTDEKP, encoded by the coding sequence ATGCAAAAGAAACTCTTTTTATTTTTTGTGCTCATCAGCAGTGCTGTTTTTGCTCAAAAAAAACCTTTAGACCACAGTGTTTACGATGGCTGGCAATCTGTAGGAAGCAAGCAATTAACCAACAACGGACTTTGGGCAAGCTTTGTAATAAGTCCACAAGAAGGAGATGGAAACCTATATTTTCAGGAAACTCTTACACCTAGTGGCCGCAAGCTTACGGTGCCTAGAGGTACAAACTTATCTTTCAGCAACGATTCTAAGTTTGCTGCCTTAGCTGTAAAACCTTTATTTAAGGATGTAAGACAAGCGAAAATTAAAAAGAAGAAACCAGATGAAATGACAAAAGATACTTTAGCGATAGTGAATTTAACTACGTTAAGCATAAACAAAATACCTCGTGTAAAATCGTTTTCATTTCCAGACAAAGGTGCGGCAATTATTGCTTACAACTTAGAAAAACCGTTAGATACGGCTAAAAAGACAAGACCGTCATCGGCTGCGCCAGAAAAAAATGACAGCGATTTATTTGCCGACGAACCTGCTACTGGTGCTGCTGCAAGTAAAGAAGGTACCGATTTGATTGTGAAAAATTTAACTACAGGTATAGAAAAAACCTACAAATATGTAACTGAATATGCTTTTAGTAATGATGGAAAACAATTAGTTTTCACATCATCGGGTTCTAAAAAAGACAAAGATGCTAAGCCTGGTGTATTTTTATTAAATACAGAAAAGTGGACCTTAAAAACCCTAGTTAAAGACAAAGGCAATTTTAAAGGTTTTACTTTTGATGAAGAAAGCGAGCATTTAGCTTTTTTGGGCGAAACAGATCCTGAGAAGAAGGAAATTAAAGATTACAACATCTATTACAATTCGTTAAGCTTAGATACAGCACAGGTGTTAGTAGATAACGAAATACCGGGCTTACCTACAAAATACGTTGTAAGTGCAGATGGAAGATTGAATTTTAGCAAAGATGGCACTAGACTATTCTTTGGCATTGCACCAGAAAAAAAACCAAAAGACACTACTTTGGTTGATTTTGAAAACGCCAAACTAGATATATGGGGCTATAAGGATGATTATTTGCAAACCATGCAGTTAAAAAATGCCGACAGAGAATCTAAAAGAAGTTATTTGAGCGTAATTGACGTTTATAGTTCTGATCCAAAAATTGTTCCCCTAACAGACACCAAAATGCCCGACGCTTCTTTAGTGAACGAAGGAGATGCAAGTTATGTGTTGGCTTCAACAGATTTTGGTAACCGTATTGCTACGCAATGGACCGGCGGAAGCAAAAGAGATTATTACTTGGTTGACATTAAAAACGGTAGCCGCAAAAAAATTATCGAAGGTTTAAATGGCCAAGCAATGGCATCGCCTGGCGGGCAATATATACTTTATTTCAATAACGAAAATGGCAATTGGTACACTTACCAAACTGCTACTGGCAAGGTAACGCAACTGAATAGTAATATGTCGGTAAAATTTGCCGATGAAGAAAATGATGTGCCAGATTATGCTAGAAGCTATGGTATTGCAGGTTGGACTGAGGAAGATAAATTAGTGTTAATTAACGATCGTTATGATGTTTGGGCCTTCTCTCCAGATGGGAAATCTGCTCCTAGAAATGTAACCATCGGTTTTGGTCGTTCTAACAATATTACTTTACGAGTAGAAAGAATAAGTGTAGGTTCAGAGCAATCGAGAGGTTTTAGAAACACCGGTGGTAATAGTGACGATCGTTTCTTTAAAAAGAATGAAGTACTGTATTTTGATGCTTTCAATAATGCTACGAAAGAAAACGGCATTTTCCGCAAGGCGATAAACGATAATAAATTGCCGGAACAATTGACAATGGAAAAAGCTAAATTTTCTTCTTTAGTAAAAGCAAAAGATGCAGATTTGTTTATATACGACAAAGGAAGCTACATCAATTCTCCAGATGTTTATATTTCTAAAGATTTTAAAACAGCTACGAAACTTAGTAGCACTAACCCACAGCAAGCAAATTACAATTGGGGTACTACCGAATTGGTAAAATGGACAACGCCAAAAGGCTATAAATCTGAAGGTATTTTGTACAAACCAGAAAACTTCGATCCAAATAAAAAGTACCCAATGATTGTTTATTTCTACGAAAAACTTTCTGATGGGCTATACACTTATCAAGCACCTGCTCCTACGCCATCGCGTTTAAACATTCCATTTTTTGTAAGCAATGGATATTTGGTTTTTGCTCCAGATATCAGCTACGAAATTGGTTATCCAGGCAAATCTGCCGAAGAATTTATCAATTCTGGTGTAGAACATTTAAAGAAAAACGCTTGGGTAGATGGTACTAAAATAGGTATACAAGGACAAAGCTGGGGCGGTTACCAAGTGGCCCACCTCATTACAGTAACCGATATGTACGCGGCTGCTTGGGCTGGTGCTCCTGTGGTTAACATGACATCTGCCTACGGTGGTATCCGTTGGGAAAGCGGTATGAACCGTCAGTTCCAATACGAAAAAACACAGAGTAGAATTGGAGCAACTTTATGGGAAAAGCCAGAGTTATACATCCAAAACTCTCCTTTATTTAACTTTCCAAAAGTTAAAACTCCAGTGGTAGTAATGGCCAACGATGCTGATGGAGCTGTGCCTTGGTACCAAGGTATCGAAATGTTTACTGGTTTACGCCGTTTAGGCAAACCTGTTTGGATGTTGAATTACAACAATGAAGCTCATAATTTGGTACAACGTCAAAACAGAAAAGATATTCAAATTCGTGAACAGCAATTTTTTGATTACTATTTGAAAGGTGCTAAAGCGCCGGTTTGGATGGTGAGTGGTGTACCTGCAACCGAAAAAGGAAAAACTTGGGGCTTTGAACTAACAGACGAGAAACCTTAG
- a CDS encoding GNAT family N-acetyltransferase has translation MNDIRLETKRLYLKAVTPKYINHLFESHTKAEIRSILEIDETGFDRYRNMFENGMETYQISFLYFFLIEKESKQIIGECGFHTWNKKHSRAELFYSLKADNFKKRGFMTEAIPLILKYGFEQMALHRMEALIAAWNEPSLKLIHKNGFVKEGIMREDYFENGQHEDSICFSLLANEYQSTL, from the coding sequence ATGAACGATATCCGACTAGAAACAAAACGCCTTTACCTAAAAGCCGTTACACCAAAATATATTAATCATCTCTTTGAAAGCCACACAAAAGCAGAAATCAGAAGCATATTAGAAATTGATGAAACTGGCTTTGATAGATATCGAAATATGTTCGAAAACGGCATGGAAACCTACCAAATATCTTTCCTATATTTCTTTTTGATAGAAAAAGAAAGTAAGCAAATTATTGGCGAATGCGGTTTCCATACTTGGAACAAGAAACATAGCAGAGCAGAATTATTCTATTCTTTAAAAGCCGACAACTTTAAAAAAAGGGGTTTTATGACAGAGGCTATTCCGCTGATTTTAAAATATGGTTTCGAGCAAATGGCTTTGCACAGAATGGAAGCCCTAATAGCCGCCTGGAATGAGCCATCATTAAAACTGATCCATAAAAATGGATTTGTAAAAGAAGGAATAATGAGAGAAGATTATTTTGAAAACGGCCAACATGAAGATTCCATTTGTTTTTCATTATTAGCTAACGAATACCAATCTACTTTGTAA